One window from the genome of Candidatus Hydrogenedentota bacterium encodes:
- a CDS encoding DUF4962 domain-containing protein, producing the protein MDESPADAGSWGYRPEDGASVAVSPPSFTWRPQDYPCSYRLQISASTAFKPLVLDRVAIPWNAYCPASALPPGEYFWRYAAVTAAGEQTAWSQVRRFHVPEDAIPFPQPGREELLRRLPQEHPRLFFRPGDVPRLRALAQGPMAGPFLELRQKADKLLVAPPDTSEPPLYPKGTEFKGEEWKKIWWGNRMRAIAVGDGAALLGFVYQMTGEERYARGARDLLLALCAWDPEGSTQYKYNDEAAMPLLYMPSRAFSWTYAALTAEERARISTMMQARGRQAYEHLQRCKHLWFPFESHRNRAWHFLGELATAFYGEIPEAGEWLDYAMTIFYTAYPVWGGTEGGWHEGVGYWASYMERFLYWVYMVRAAFGIDAFQQPYFREAGYYPLYVTPPGSRTAGFADMGSTTGSDRSARLMAVLASAAGNPYWQWYAGQHGNPFPDGYLGFLYAACPGPDVAPVIQEPGQDARGGHATPRPPSGLPQSRAFRDVGLAALNTTLLDVTQNVQVIFKSSPYGRVSHGYNANNAFLLHLGGRPVFIASGRRDIHGSPHHRLWMWETKSDNAILVDGEGQMVHTPEARGCLTHFHTSERLDVVAGEAGASYKGLDRWARRILFFKPYAVLIHDLVIAPEPATYQWLLHAPGPFETGENAMQWQGEPGRVDVRFLHPQALTITQTDKFDMPPAPWAGFKLNEWHLTAATAEKTARQEFLTWFVINGAAAKAVMSEAGDEREVRVSLPWGDAAVRLRWDGFVVSGDGVACAFEDTAP; encoded by the coding sequence TTGGACGAAAGCCCGGCGGACGCTGGCTCATGGGGCTACCGCCCGGAAGATGGCGCCTCGGTTGCCGTCAGCCCGCCGTCCTTTACATGGCGGCCCCAGGACTATCCTTGTTCCTATAGACTGCAGATTTCGGCATCGACTGCGTTCAAACCGCTGGTGCTGGACCGCGTGGCCATCCCCTGGAACGCCTATTGCCCGGCGTCGGCATTGCCGCCGGGCGAATACTTCTGGCGGTATGCGGCAGTTACCGCGGCGGGGGAACAAACGGCGTGGAGCCAGGTCCGCCGGTTTCACGTCCCCGAAGATGCCATACCGTTTCCGCAACCCGGCCGGGAAGAATTGCTGCGCCGGCTGCCGCAGGAACACCCGCGCCTGTTCTTCCGGCCAGGGGATGTGCCGCGCCTGCGGGCCTTGGCACAAGGTCCGATGGCGGGTCCATTCCTGGAACTGCGCCAAAAGGCCGACAAACTGCTGGTCGCGCCGCCGGACACCTCGGAACCGCCGCTGTATCCGAAGGGCACGGAGTTCAAGGGCGAGGAATGGAAGAAGATTTGGTGGGGTAACCGCATGCGCGCGATTGCGGTGGGGGACGGCGCGGCCCTGCTCGGTTTCGTCTATCAGATGACCGGCGAGGAACGGTATGCGCGCGGCGCGCGCGACCTGCTCCTGGCGTTGTGCGCCTGGGACCCGGAGGGCTCGACGCAGTACAAGTACAACGACGAGGCGGCAATGCCGCTGCTGTATATGCCCTCGCGTGCGTTCAGTTGGACCTATGCCGCGCTCACGGCGGAGGAGCGTGCGCGCATCAGCACGATGATGCAGGCGCGCGGACGCCAGGCCTATGAACACTTGCAGCGATGCAAACACCTCTGGTTCCCCTTCGAAAGCCACCGCAACCGCGCCTGGCATTTCCTCGGCGAACTGGCGACGGCGTTTTACGGCGAGATTCCGGAAGCGGGCGAGTGGCTCGATTACGCCATGACCATTTTCTACACGGCGTACCCGGTCTGGGGCGGCACGGAAGGCGGCTGGCATGAGGGCGTGGGCTATTGGGCCAGCTACATGGAGCGGTTCCTCTATTGGGTCTACATGGTGCGCGCCGCCTTCGGCATCGACGCCTTCCAACAGCCCTACTTCCGTGAGGCGGGCTACTATCCGCTCTACGTGACGCCGCCCGGTTCCCGTACCGCCGGATTCGCCGACATGGGCTCGACCACCGGCTCGGACCGCTCCGCCCGGCTCATGGCAGTTCTGGCCTCGGCCGCGGGGAATCCCTATTGGCAATGGTACGCCGGCCAACATGGCAACCCGTTTCCCGACGGCTATCTGGGATTTCTCTACGCTGCTTGCCCCGGCCCGGATGTCGCGCCCGTGATTCAGGAACCCGGGCAAGATGCCCGCGGCGGACATGCCACGCCCCGGCCGCCCTCCGGTCTGCCGCAGTCCCGCGCGTTCCGTGATGTCGGACTTGCCGCCCTGAACACCACGCTGCTGGATGTAACACAAAACGTGCAGGTAATCTTCAAGAGCAGTCCCTATGGCCGCGTAAGCCACGGTTACAACGCCAACAACGCATTCCTGCTTCACCTCGGCGGCCGGCCGGTCTTCATTGCGTCCGGACGCCGCGATATCCACGGCAGCCCGCACCACCGCCTGTGGATGTGGGAAACGAAGTCGGACAACGCGATACTCGTGGACGGCGAAGGGCAGATGGTCCATACGCCGGAGGCGCGCGGGTGTCTCACCCATTTCCACACGTCGGAGCGGCTTGACGTGGTTGCGGGCGAAGCGGGCGCCTCGTACAAGGGGCTCGACCGGTGGGCGCGGCGCATCCTGTTCTTCAAGCCGTATGCAGTGCTCATCCACGACCTGGTCATAGCGCCGGAACCCGCCACGTATCAGTGGCTGCTTCACGCGCCGGGCCCGTTCGAGACCGGCGAAAATGCCATGCAGTGGCAGGGCGAACCTGGCCGCGTGGATGTGCGGTTCCTGCATCCGCAAGCGCTCACCATCACGCAAACCGACAAGTTCGATATGCCGCCCGCGCCATGGGCCGGATTCAAACTGAACGAATGGCACCTGACCGCCGCGACGGCCGAGAAAACCGCGCGGCAGGAATTCCTTACGTGGTTTGTCATCAATGGCGCCGCGGCGAAGGCTGTAATGAGTGAGGCCGGAGACGAGCGCGAGGTGCGTGTCTCCCTGCCCTGGGGCGATGCGGCTGTCCGTCTCCGCTGGGACGGCTTTGTGGTCTCGGGCGACGGCGTGGCCTGCGCATTCGAGGATACCGCCCCGTAA
- a CDS encoding MBL fold metallo-hydrolase: protein MEIQGFALTPFLTNCYVLKDGREAVVIDPGDATESLKRAVADVQVKMIINTHCHCDHCGGNAEMVQFTGAPLACHEAELPLLRTLEQQGSMFGVPFPPSPEPSRFLNEGDEVTVGSVTLKVLFTPGHSPGHITLAADGAVFDGDVLFAGSIGRTDLWGGDYGTLLHSIRTRLLVLPDETIVYSGHGPDTTIGRERYSNPFLIGG from the coding sequence GTGGAAATCCAAGGTTTCGCGCTTACCCCCTTCTTGACCAACTGTTATGTCCTGAAAGACGGCCGCGAAGCCGTCGTTATAGACCCCGGCGACGCCACGGAATCGCTCAAACGGGCCGTAGCCGATGTTCAAGTCAAAATGATCATCAATACGCACTGTCATTGCGACCATTGCGGGGGCAACGCCGAGATGGTCCAATTCACGGGCGCCCCGCTGGCCTGCCATGAGGCGGAATTGCCCTTGCTGCGAACCCTGGAGCAACAGGGATCCATGTTCGGGGTCCCTTTTCCACCGTCGCCCGAGCCTTCGCGGTTTCTGAACGAAGGCGACGAGGTCACGGTCGGCTCAGTGACCTTGAAGGTCCTGTTCACGCCGGGCCATTCGCCGGGACACATCACCCTGGCGGCGGACGGCGCCGTGTTTGACGGCGATGTGCTCTTCGCGGGCTCGATAGGCCGCACGGACCTCTGGGGCGGCGACTACGGAACGCTGCTCCATAGCATCCGGACCAGATTGCTGGTGCTGCCCGACGAAACCATCGTCTACAGCGGCCACGGTCCCGACACAACTATCGGCAGGGAACGCTACTCGAACCCCTTCCTTATCGGAGGTTAG